One segment of Nitrosopumilus sp. DNA contains the following:
- a CDS encoding DNA topoisomerase I: MKWKTLQHNGILFPPEYEAQGIKIKIKGETVNLDLNQEEMVYQWAKKKDTPYAQDKVFQKNFTADFAKTLDPKFRKISYEDIDFSNAFKIVDKEKDLREMMTKEEKKALAAKRKELREKLKAKYGVAIMDGKEVEVGNYMAEPPGIFIGRGEHPLRGKWKPRVTPKDVTLNLGKEAKVPEGDWGKIIHDKDSMWLASWMDFLTQKRKYVWLADTAGLKQDRDKEKYEKAVKLAKEIEKIKDRIVKDMKSSDPKISRIATACYLIYRTAMRVGDEKDPDEADTVGATTLRKEHVKITSNAIEFDFLGKDSVRWQETVVAQGHDKQFQENLKKLIEKKQPKDEIFDGITSRHVNAYYSSIVKGLTAKVFRTYLATNVVKDYLVKHDDIKSKTANEKLYHAKLANLEAAIMCNHKRTIPKTFEQSLEKKRETLKKVEKDQPWKKTQETLKKVEATNPKTDAQKKTKEKRIKTLNEQIKKQKKKHKERLEKLELQIDLSEKTKDYNIGTSLRNYIDPRVFKAWTDEVGAEWEKLYTSALQKKFLWVKNENVKWQELK; this comes from the coding sequence ATGAAATGGAAAACTCTGCAACATAATGGAATCTTATTCCCCCCTGAATATGAGGCTCAAGGAATTAAGATAAAGATCAAAGGAGAGACAGTCAATCTTGATCTGAATCAGGAAGAGATGGTATACCAGTGGGCAAAAAAGAAAGACACTCCATATGCTCAAGATAAAGTATTTCAAAAAAACTTTACAGCAGATTTTGCTAAAACTCTAGATCCAAAATTTAGAAAAATTTCATACGAAGATATTGATTTTTCAAATGCCTTCAAAATAGTTGACAAGGAAAAAGATCTACGTGAGATGATGACAAAGGAGGAGAAAAAAGCTCTGGCAGCAAAAAGAAAAGAACTTCGTGAGAAGCTAAAGGCAAAATACGGAGTAGCAATCATGGATGGAAAAGAAGTAGAAGTTGGAAATTACATGGCAGAGCCTCCAGGAATTTTCATTGGAAGAGGCGAGCATCCACTTAGAGGAAAATGGAAACCACGTGTCACCCCAAAAGATGTAACACTAAACCTTGGAAAAGAGGCAAAAGTCCCAGAGGGAGATTGGGGAAAAATTATTCACGATAAAGATTCTATGTGGCTTGCCAGCTGGATGGACTTTCTTACTCAAAAGAGAAAATATGTGTGGCTAGCTGATACTGCAGGATTAAAACAAGATAGAGACAAGGAAAAGTACGAAAAAGCAGTAAAGCTTGCAAAAGAGATTGAAAAAATCAAAGACAGAATTGTAAAAGATATGAAAAGCAGTGATCCAAAGATTAGCAGGATTGCTACTGCATGTTATTTAATTTATAGAACTGCTATGAGAGTAGGAGACGAAAAGGATCCTGATGAGGCAGACACAGTTGGTGCTACGACACTACGAAAAGAGCATGTCAAAATTACTTCAAATGCAATTGAGTTTGACTTTCTAGGTAAAGACAGTGTAAGATGGCAAGAAACAGTAGTTGCTCAAGGACACGATAAACAATTTCAGGAAAATCTAAAAAAATTAATTGAAAAGAAACAACCAAAAGATGAGATTTTCGATGGTATTACATCAAGACATGTAAATGCATATTACTCTAGCATTGTCAAGGGATTAACTGCAAAGGTGTTTAGAACATACCTTGCAACAAATGTTGTTAAAGACTATCTAGTAAAACATGACGATATCAAATCAAAGACTGCAAATGAGAAATTATATCATGCAAAATTGGCAAATCTTGAAGCTGCCATAATGTGTAATCATAAAAGAACCATCCCTAAAACATTTGAGCAATCACTAGAAAAGAAGAGAGAGACTCTCAAAAAAGTAGAAAAAGATCAACCTTGGAAAAAGACACAGGAGACTCTCAAAAAAGTAGAGGCAACAAATCCAAAGACTGATGCTCAAAAGAAGACCAAAGAGAAAAGAATCAAGACATTAAATGAGCAAATAAAAAAACAGAAAAAGAAACACAAAGAGAGATTAGAGAAATTAGAATTACAGATTGATTTGTCAGAAAAGACAAAGGATTACAACATTGGAACATCTCTGAGAAATTACATAGATCCACGAGTTTTCAAAGCATGGACTGATGAAGTGGGTGCAGAATGGGAAAAATTGTACACATCAGCATTACAAAAGAAATTCCTCTGGGTAAAAAATGAAAATGTCAAATGGCAAGAATTAAAGTAA
- a CDS encoding bifunctional nuclease domain-containing protein, which produces MKIDEIDTDYETVKIDQIGILDPLTGAVLFKDEKVEFLMSGFSSEVASIISGFMDGKREDPPTVYRLIEQICEENEILLVKVKIYESGGVFRANLYFTGKKDMVFRNFRASDAIALATYYNIPILVRKSMLKKIQSNNDSESNEELE; this is translated from the coding sequence ATGAAAATTGATGAAATTGACACAGACTATGAGACAGTCAAGATAGATCAAATTGGAATTTTAGATCCACTTACAGGTGCAGTTCTCTTCAAAGATGAAAAAGTAGAGTTTCTTATGTCTGGTTTTTCATCTGAAGTAGCAAGTATCATTTCAGGTTTTATGGATGGAAAGCGTGAAGACCCTCCAACTGTCTATCGCCTTATTGAGCAAATTTGTGAGGAAAATGAGATTCTTTTAGTCAAGGTAAAAATCTATGAAAGTGGAGGAGTCTTTAGAGCAAATCTGTATTTTACTGGAAAAAAAGACATGGTGTTTAGAAATTTCAGGGCCTCTGATGCCATAGCATTAGCAACATACTATAACATCCCAATTCTTGTAAGAAAATCAATGCTAAAAAAAATTCAAAGTAACAACGATTCAGAATCAAATGAAGAACTAGAATAG
- a CDS encoding mechanosensitive ion channel domain-containing protein codes for MDYQELMYVIISLIISVLAFLTIRIIINKKLSNLIGVQKLTGLFSLIIIVIEASYLGFVFGFFDLASEMIASMGLAFALFTFALFNHLKNIVSGIGLYLNPEINIGDIIQIGDAKGKISEIHLMKTIAIADDGRKIFIPNLKFSEEVSILTNK; via the coding sequence ATGGATTACCAAGAACTAATGTATGTAATAATCTCACTAATAATTTCAGTGCTGGCTTTTCTGACAATCCGAATAATCATCAACAAAAAATTAAGCAATCTAATTGGTGTTCAAAAACTAACTGGACTTTTCTCGTTAATAATTATAGTAATTGAGGCATCTTATCTTGGATTTGTATTTGGCTTCTTTGATCTTGCCTCGGAAATGATAGCCTCTATGGGATTGGCATTTGCATTGTTTACATTTGCACTCTTTAATCATTTGAAAAACATTGTATCTGGAATAGGCTTGTATCTAAATCCTGAAATAAACATAGGCGATATTATTCAGATTGGAGATGCGAAAGGAAAGATTTCTGAAATACACTTGATGAAAACCATTGCAATCGCTGATGATGGTCGCAAGATATTCATTCCAAACCTAAAATTCTCTGAAGAAGTTTCAATTCTTACTAACAAGTAA
- a CDS encoding Hsp20/alpha crystallin family protein, protein MAKKPANKPTSFPTLSNLSDFDRAIDNFKRDLEKSFWSFPRMDFSFPKMPEAGYDIIDEGKQFRMKMDVPGLKKNEINLNVTDNSIEVTGEHKEEEKKKNYLRKERHSMSYYQTIPLSEKVVPGKVKAKLTDGVLDITLPKIKPTLVPKKRSVKVQ, encoded by the coding sequence ATGGCTAAAAAACCTGCAAACAAACCAACATCATTTCCTACACTGTCAAATCTTTCAGATTTTGACAGGGCAATAGATAATTTCAAAAGAGATCTTGAAAAATCATTTTGGTCTTTTCCAAGAATGGATTTTTCATTTCCCAAAATGCCTGAAGCTGGATATGACATAATTGATGAAGGAAAACAATTCCGAATGAAGATGGATGTTCCAGGATTGAAGAAAAACGAGATAAATCTCAACGTTACAGACAATTCAATTGAGGTTACTGGAGAACACAAAGAAGAAGAAAAAAAGAAAAACTATTTGAGAAAAGAAAGACACAGCATGTCATACTATCAGACCATTCCATTGTCTGAAAAAGTAGTTCCTGGAAAGGTCAAGGCAAAACTAACTGACGGTGTATTGGATATAACTCTGCCAAAAATCAAACCAACCCTTGTACCAAAGAAAAGATCTGTAAAAGTACAATAA
- a CDS encoding CBS domain-containing protein, with the protein MRAGASRKTAKIISDYRTREVPVVENNEIIGIVTAKRILELLSTKGNKSIKAKMIYTKNPIIISSEKPLSNAKKIMTSKRLDHLPVVDGGKIKQTLTPAHVIEYVLPQERQGNRSVGMRTAHKLDFKIGDIGRTRVPQCAPDDDLDKILSLMLKTDTTCCLVNLGDTLEGIITFRDILGLISK; encoded by the coding sequence ATGAGAGCAGGTGCAAGTAGAAAGACTGCAAAGATTATTTCTGATTACAGAACTCGTGAAGTGCCAGTAGTGGAAAATAATGAGATCATCGGAATAGTTACTGCAAAAAGAATCTTGGAGTTGCTTTCAACTAAAGGCAACAAATCGATCAAAGCTAAGATGATTTACACTAAAAACCCCATAATAATATCTTCAGAAAAACCTCTTAGTAACGCTAAGAAAATCATGACTTCAAAAAGATTAGATCATTTACCTGTTGTGGATGGTGGAAAAATCAAACAGACTCTCACTCCTGCACATGTAATTGAATATGTTTTACCTCAAGAACGTCAGGGAAACAGATCAGTTGGAATGCGAACTGCACATAAATTGGATTTTAAAATTGGCGATATTGGTAGAACACGAGTTCCTCAATGCGCTCCTGATGATGATCTTGATAAGATTCTAAGTTTAATGCTAAAAACTGACACTACTTGTTGTTTAGTTAATCTCGGAGATACTCTTGAAGGAATCATTACGTTTAGAGATATTCTAGGATTAATATCAAAATAA
- a CDS encoding ArsR family transcriptional regulator, producing MQTLQLSRIQDSERKNCMLEVVSDKYCRAILEIIKSQPKSAIEITNETKIPISTVYRRIQMLHDNKLLVTSGMISEDGKRLFMYKSKIQGMKCNFNEGNVEVELILNN from the coding sequence ATGCAAACACTCCAACTATCCAGAATACAAGATTCTGAAAGAAAAAATTGTATGTTAGAAGTTGTATCGGACAAATACTGTAGAGCAATACTAGAAATAATAAAATCTCAACCAAAGTCTGCAATAGAGATTACGAATGAGACTAAAATACCAATAAGTACAGTCTACAGAAGAATCCAAATGCTTCATGATAACAAATTGCTTGTAACATCTGGGATGATAAGTGAAGATGGTAAGAGATTGTTCATGTACAAAAGCAAAATCCAAGGAATGAAGTGCAATTTCAATGAGGGCAACGTAGAAGTTGAGTTAATTCTCAACAATTAA
- a CDS encoding rhodanese-like domain-containing protein: protein MKLDKQYSITSDELYSSLQKKEPLLLFDLRLLETYSSGHIEGSVHAVCDAKSKETIMPKIPKNVKIILIDEDGSMSSEISSMMRSFGLDAYFLKDGMKGWDKELVKGHPPVTIKPEDLWNKLSDDNVFLLDVRDKDEFSDFQIPGSVNIPLPDVFISENISKIPQDKEIITICPHGNRAMIATFALARNGLQSHVLEGGLAGWSQVLNSKTVAQNPDVIQIEKVGKGCLSHMIISKGEAVVIDPLFPPKKYQEIVQQQNAKIVKILDTHQHADHVSSAQQLSELTGATMFESGHEIWDRNTNLLKDGDEILFGDSKIKVIHTPGHTPGSLCYLIDQKYVFTGDILFIESIGRPDLRDQAEEFANHLYDSLHNKILTLLPETLVFPTHHGVTVKPENGVYSTTIEKAKQHDVLQLSKDEFVKHIVSITVPRPMNYQRIIQINKGTIPLTLADIPDLELGPNRCSIAGT from the coding sequence ATGAAATTAGATAAGCAATACTCAATTACATCAGATGAACTGTATTCATCTCTTCAAAAAAAAGAACCTTTGTTATTGTTTGATCTAAGATTATTGGAAACATATAGTTCTGGACATATTGAGGGTTCAGTTCATGCAGTATGTGATGCAAAGTCAAAAGAAACCATAATGCCAAAGATTCCAAAAAATGTGAAAATTATTCTTATTGATGAAGATGGATCAATGTCATCAGAGATTTCTTCAATGATGCGTTCATTTGGATTAGATGCATATTTTCTAAAAGATGGAATGAAAGGATGGGATAAAGAACTTGTTAAAGGTCATCCCCCCGTTACTATCAAACCTGAGGATTTATGGAATAAACTCTCTGATGATAATGTATTCTTACTAGATGTAAGAGACAAGGATGAGTTTTCTGATTTTCAAATACCTGGTAGTGTGAATATTCCACTTCCAGATGTATTTATTTCTGAAAACATTTCAAAGATTCCCCAAGACAAAGAAATCATAACTATATGTCCACATGGGAACAGAGCTATGATTGCAACATTTGCGTTGGCAAGAAATGGCCTACAATCACATGTACTTGAAGGTGGTCTTGCTGGATGGAGTCAAGTTCTTAATTCAAAAACAGTAGCACAAAACCCAGATGTGATTCAAATTGAAAAAGTCGGAAAAGGTTGTCTTTCACACATGATCATATCAAAAGGAGAAGCAGTTGTAATTGATCCCTTGTTTCCACCAAAAAAATACCAAGAGATTGTACAACAACAAAACGCAAAGATAGTCAAGATACTAGATACACATCAACATGCAGACCATGTCTCATCAGCTCAACAACTCTCAGAGCTTACAGGTGCTACAATGTTTGAAAGTGGACATGAAATATGGGATAGAAATACAAATCTTCTAAAAGATGGAGACGAAATATTATTTGGAGATTCAAAAATTAAAGTAATTCATACTCCAGGCCATACTCCTGGAAGTCTTTGTTATCTAATTGATCAAAAGTATGTCTTTACTGGCGATATCTTGTTTATTGAAAGCATAGGAAGGCCAGATCTTCGAGACCAGGCCGAAGAATTTGCAAATCATCTTTACGACTCATTGCACAACAAGATATTGACTTTATTGCCTGAAACTTTGGTATTTCCAACCCATCATGGGGTAACTGTAAAGCCTGAAAATGGAGTATATTCAACTACAATAGAGAAGGCAAAGCAACATGATGTATTGCAACTATCAAAAGACGAATTTGTAAAACATATAGTTAGCATTACGGTTCCAAGACCAATGAACTATCAGAGAATAATACAGATAAACAAGGGAACAATTCCGTTGACTCTAGCAGACATTCCTGATTTAGAACTTGGTCCAAACAGATGCAGTATTGCAGGAACATAA
- a CDS encoding Snf7 family protein, with product MPTFQDNWNKPPTVGLNQHILNTVKKEPPLKPRIQQSVGKLNQTISKMDYMFKKLQEKDKKIFKRIVESQQRHDRYTSKVLANELIEIRKNENVIKNVKLALEQIQIRLSTMNELGDAMVSIGPAITILRSMGPALSKFIPQAGGEFEVMSGLLSEITSDSFGGDFELNSISNEETDSILKEAAVIAGNRVGEKFPSSPTATYSKIESRINRL from the coding sequence ATGCCAACATTTCAAGATAATTGGAACAAACCTCCAACTGTTGGATTAAATCAACATATTCTTAACACCGTTAAAAAAGAACCCCCCCTAAAACCTCGGATACAGCAATCAGTAGGAAAACTAAATCAAACAATTTCAAAAATGGATTATATGTTTAAAAAATTACAAGAAAAAGACAAAAAGATTTTCAAGAGAATTGTTGAATCTCAACAAAGACATGATAGATACACAAGTAAAGTTTTAGCAAATGAATTAATTGAAATTAGAAAAAATGAAAACGTAATAAAAAATGTCAAACTAGCACTTGAACAAATTCAGATCAGATTATCCACTATGAATGAACTTGGAGATGCTATGGTTTCAATTGGACCCGCAATTACAATTCTACGTTCAATGGGGCCCGCATTAAGTAAATTCATTCCACAAGCAGGTGGAGAGTTTGAAGTAATGTCAGGACTATTGAGCGAAATAACTAGTGACTCATTTGGAGGAGACTTTGAATTGAATAGCATTTCAAATGAAGAAACAGATTCTATTTTAAAAGAAGCAGCAGTAATTGCAGGAAATAGAGTTGGAGAGAAATTTCCATCATCTCCCACTGCAACTTATTCTAAGATAGAATCAAGAATAAATCGACTCTAA
- a CDS encoding helix-turn-helix domain-containing protein: MTLQRNKEDMKSLIECDAEEIWSVLGRAWALLILKKISKKDVTRFNEIKKAIPQISNTVLSDRLRELEEHNLIKKKVYAEVPIRVEYSLTTQAKSLGKILVQLEEWVLKHRKEKIKKK, encoded by the coding sequence ATGACATTACAACGAAATAAAGAAGATATGAAAAGTCTAATTGAATGTGATGCAGAAGAAATATGGAGTGTACTTGGAAGAGCTTGGGCATTATTAATTTTAAAGAAAATATCAAAAAAAGATGTAACAAGATTCAATGAAATAAAAAAAGCAATTCCTCAGATTAGCAACACTGTTCTTTCTGACAGATTAAGAGAACTTGAAGAACATAATTTGATTAAAAAAAAGGTATATGCAGAAGTGCCAATTAGAGTAGAATATAGTTTAACAACTCAAGCAAAAAGCCTCGGAAAAATTTTAGTTCAATTAGAAGAGTGGGTTTTAAAACATAGAAAAGAGAAAATAAAAAAGAAATAG
- a CDS encoding pirin family protein has product MKANTNNKQNLVSETNQQRSVSSVVNAKTTTEGEGFVVHRAFPNETVREFDPFLLVDEMGPFAVSSGEAKGAPDHPHRGFETVTYMIEGVFEHKDSQGNSGILKSGDVQWMTAGSGVIHSEMPEKEFSKRGGTLHGFQLWVNLPRKDKMMNPRYQDVPSNKIPTVEDNGVKVKIIAGEAMGKQAVIDTRTPIMYLHYTIQPGAKTVQKVPKNYNVFAYVIDGNGLFGQEQKSVYKEQSVFFEKDGNEVQIEASKNSDSPLQVLLIAGVPLEEPVARYGPFVMNTEGEIKQAILDYNNGKMGKIDF; this is encoded by the coding sequence GTGAAAGCAAATACAAACAATAAACAAAATCTAGTAAGTGAAACAAACCAACAACGTTCAGTGTCATCTGTTGTAAATGCAAAAACCACTACAGAGGGAGAAGGATTTGTTGTACATAGAGCGTTTCCAAATGAAACTGTTAGAGAGTTTGATCCATTTCTCTTGGTAGATGAAATGGGACCATTTGCAGTTTCATCTGGTGAGGCAAAAGGAGCACCTGATCATCCTCATAGGGGATTTGAAACAGTAACATACATGATTGAAGGTGTATTTGAACACAAAGATTCTCAAGGCAACTCTGGTATTCTAAAATCTGGAGATGTACAATGGATGACTGCAGGTTCTGGAGTTATACATTCAGAAATGCCAGAAAAAGAATTTTCAAAAAGAGGAGGAACATTACATGGATTTCAATTGTGGGTAAACCTTCCAAGAAAAGATAAGATGATGAATCCTAGGTATCAAGATGTGCCCTCAAACAAAATCCCAACAGTAGAAGACAACGGAGTCAAAGTCAAAATAATTGCTGGTGAAGCTATGGGAAAACAAGCAGTGATTGATACTAGAACACCAATTATGTATCTCCATTATACCATACAACCTGGTGCAAAGACAGTACAAAAAGTTCCAAAAAATTACAATGTTTTTGCATATGTGATTGATGGTAATGGATTATTTGGGCAAGAACAAAAATCTGTATACAAAGAACAATCCGTGTTTTTTGAAAAAGATGGTAATGAAGTACAAATTGAAGCAAGCAAAAATTCAGATTCGCCTCTTCAAGTTTTACTGATTGCAGGTGTACCACTTGAAGAACCTGTTGCACGCTATGGCCCATTTGTGATGAATACTGAAGGTGAAATCAAACAAGCAATACTAGATTATAACAATGGGAAGATGGGAAAAATTGATTTTTAA
- a CDS encoding dicarboxylate/amino acid:cation symporter: MVIRSFKITTPQVTYLIKKKLWAQVIVALFLGLALGIILGPEVGIFEKNTAEVITEWLSIPANLFLKIIQMIIVPLIFASIIRGLTSSGSLEQLQKLGLGVAVYFVITTLIALTIGIVVVTAISPGNFIDSTLIRESFGLEDVLPVEKTELSIMDIPQSIVGVIPSNPLASFMSGEMLSIIIFALIVGVSMISLPKKSSQPILDLLESIQNITMKVVSWAMRLAPFAAFGLMASITSKLGLSALAVLGAYMITVIIGLFVMLVVYMIIIKFFAKRPLTSTFAMMKDPQLLAFSTSSSAAVMPLSIKTAEEKMKIKPKVSQFIIPLGATINMDGTALYQIVAVFFLAQFFSIDLGFTTILLITVTALAASIGAPSAPGTGIVILSTILIAAGIPPVGIVLLLGVDRVLDMTRTMVNVTGDLTACLFFDNRINADEIDIEKSG, from the coding sequence ATGGTAATAAGATCCTTCAAAATCACCACTCCCCAAGTCACTTATCTGATTAAAAAAAAATTATGGGCACAAGTCATAGTTGCGCTATTTTTAGGGTTGGCTCTAGGCATCATTTTAGGTCCTGAAGTTGGAATATTTGAAAAAAATACTGCTGAAGTAATCACTGAATGGTTATCAATTCCTGCTAATCTATTTCTAAAAATCATTCAAATGATAATTGTACCGTTAATCTTTGCATCTATTATCAGAGGACTCACATCGTCTGGAAGTTTAGAACAATTACAAAAATTAGGTTTGGGAGTAGCTGTATATTTTGTGATTACAACTCTGATTGCTTTAACAATTGGGATTGTTGTCGTTACTGCCATATCTCCTGGAAATTTTATAGACAGCACTTTGATTCGAGAAAGTTTTGGTCTAGAAGATGTACTACCTGTTGAAAAAACTGAGTTATCAATAATGGATATCCCCCAAAGTATAGTGGGTGTAATTCCAAGTAATCCATTGGCATCTTTTATGTCTGGAGAAATGTTGAGTATAATCATTTTTGCATTAATTGTTGGAGTTTCCATGATTTCCTTGCCAAAGAAGAGCTCTCAACCAATACTTGACTTACTAGAATCTATTCAAAATATCACAATGAAAGTAGTTTCGTGGGCAATGCGATTAGCTCCTTTTGCAGCATTCGGTTTGATGGCAAGTATCACATCAAAACTTGGTCTTTCTGCATTAGCAGTACTTGGTGCATACATGATTACAGTCATTATTGGTTTGTTTGTAATGTTGGTTGTCTATATGATTATAATCAAATTTTTTGCAAAGAGACCTTTAACATCCACATTTGCAATGATGAAAGATCCTCAACTCCTTGCATTCTCTACATCTAGCTCTGCTGCAGTAATGCCATTATCCATTAAAACTGCTGAAGAAAAAATGAAAATAAAACCAAAAGTTTCACAATTCATTATTCCATTAGGTGCAACAATTAATATGGATGGAACAGCACTATACCAAATTGTAGCTGTGTTTTTCCTTGCACAGTTTTTTAGCATTGATTTGGGATTTACTACAATTCTTCTAATCACAGTAACTGCTCTTGCAGCATCCATTGGTGCTCCATCAGCTCCGGGAACAGGAATTGTAATTCTGTCCACCATTTTAATCGCAGCCGGTATTCCTCCAGTAGGCATAGTTCTTCTACTTGGGGTTGATAGAGTTTTGGACATGACTAGAACAATGGTAAATGTTACTGGAGATCTTACTGCTTGTCTGTTCTTTGATAATCGAATTAATGCAGATGAAATAGATATTGAAAAATCAGGCTAG
- a CDS encoding hemolysin family protein translates to MDFIAIEIGIIVILIGFYALFSGLEIAIVGTRRSKVMRLYRKKVSGARALYKLKLNPSMMTSSVNLGNTLVNVASSVLAADVAIKLLDNQGVGITIGIMTFVILIFGEIFPKTYSYIQSEKMALRFSPFLLAFTYAMYPFVWFLEHLTKSFLKLVGGSNYPKPITEEDIKEVVDLGLTEKAIEKEEHSLVRKALEFDDKPIIDVMTPKEDIFALDGNSKLSNVFSSIKAKGFSRIPVYSKAIENIVGILHIWDIAKIPEKKYETTRIGKISRKPLFVYSSEKISNLLVEIKKNESHIAVVLDDDENLQGIITIEDLLEEIVGDIDGEVTR, encoded by the coding sequence TTGGATTTTATTGCAATTGAGATAGGTATAATTGTAATTCTCATAGGATTTTATGCTCTTTTTAGCGGTCTTGAAATTGCCATAGTTGGAACTAGACGCTCAAAAGTAATGCGACTTTATCGAAAAAAAGTATCTGGTGCTAGGGCTCTTTACAAATTAAAATTAAATCCAAGTATGATGACATCTAGTGTTAACCTTGGAAATACGTTGGTAAATGTTGCATCTTCGGTTCTTGCTGCCGATGTAGCAATCAAACTATTGGACAATCAAGGAGTGGGGATTACTATTGGAATAATGACATTTGTCATTTTGATATTTGGAGAGATATTTCCAAAAACATACTCATACATTCAATCTGAAAAAATGGCTTTACGATTTAGTCCGTTTCTTCTTGCATTTACATATGCTATGTATCCATTTGTTTGGTTCTTGGAACATTTAACAAAATCCTTTTTGAAACTAGTGGGAGGTAGTAATTACCCAAAACCAATCACTGAAGAAGATATCAAAGAAGTTGTTGATTTAGGTTTAACAGAAAAAGCTATTGAAAAAGAAGAACATAGTTTAGTTCGAAAAGCTTTGGAATTTGATGATAAGCCAATTATTGATGTAATGACTCCCAAAGAAGATATTTTTGCATTAGATGGCAATAGTAAGTTATCAAATGTTTTTTCATCCATTAAGGCAAAAGGATTTTCTAGGATTCCTGTATATTCTAAAGCCATTGAAAACATTGTTGGCATATTACACATATGGGATATTGCAAAAATACCTGAAAAGAAATATGAAACTACCAGAATTGGAAAAATTTCTAGAAAGCCATTATTTGTATATTCGAGTGAAAAAATCAGTAATTTACTTGTAGAAATTAAAAAAAATGAAAGCCATATTGCAGTTGTTTTAGATGATGATGAAAACTTGCAAGGAATAATTACCATCGAGGATCTTCTAGAAGAAATAGTAGGTGATATTGATGGAGAAGTTACTCGATGA
- a CDS encoding plastocyanin/azurin family copper-binding protein, with protein MQNINDKFGVLVAIAVTAIAIGVVAGFEFAANNSIQQQGTSVIDRTVSELQNAPDVFDDVSSNVLEKTENLVTDIPQITDEILEESETPSEVLDKTSDVIVDVLPDVPKVVKQSEGKLLETVSIPLETGTPGCEISDACYIPSKAVMKKGGEVIWTNHDSIPHTVTSGNPHDGPDGLFDSGLIMAGDTYSIKLDLAFEYDYFCLVHPWMQGSISVK; from the coding sequence ATGCAGAACATTAATGACAAATTTGGCGTTCTAGTCGCGATTGCTGTGACTGCTATTGCAATAGGTGTTGTTGCTGGTTTTGAATTTGCTGCAAACAATTCAATTCAGCAACAAGGAACCTCTGTAATTGATAGAACCGTATCAGAACTACAAAATGCTCCTGATGTGTTTGATGATGTATCATCAAACGTACTAGAAAAAACAGAAAATTTGGTAACTGACATACCTCAAATTACTGATGAAATTTTAGAAGAATCTGAAACCCCTTCTGAAGTCTTGGATAAAACATCTGATGTGATAGTTGATGTATTACCTGATGTACCAAAGGTAGTAAAACAATCTGAAGGAAAATTACTTGAAACTGTAAGCATTCCTCTTGAGACAGGCACTCCTGGATGTGAAATATCTGATGCCTGCTACATTCCATCCAAAGCAGTTATGAAAAAAGGCGGTGAGGTAATATGGACAAATCATGACTCTATTCCACATACTGTTACTTCTGGCAATCCTCATGATGGTCCTGATGGGCTATTTGATAGTGGATTGATAATGGCTGGAGATACATACTCAATTAAACTAGATCTGGCCTTTGAATACGACTATTTCTGTCTGGTACATCCATGGATGCAAGGTAGCATTTCTGTAAAGTAA